The following proteins come from a genomic window of Spongiibacter tropicus DSM 19543:
- a CDS encoding acyl-CoA carboxylase subunit beta → MSKKEHLTPSLENPFALKAELEFTVPGQIDYEPGLYEAALQAGHDLQQRPLKAAGIKAVQKQHEKKRMTIWERIQVLADAGTEPKVLYQNWGKNLDGASLVTAIVKVNGRDVAMYGHDFTVRAGSMDATNGTKLANLFQLAGKLGIPLVGMNDSAGAYIPAGVGGLDGYAEAFTALRKINGVVPSIMCMFGYNAGGGAYLPRQGSFVIQPNDTFFGLTGPGVVKSVLGEDVTADELGGPSVHSQSGVTDFVVPDEVAALRKVKELLNYLPDNSASKPPFQPTSDPLTRRTWDVDLLLKKAFNSPTGFNTPFDISIIIQQMCDHGDYFEIQPERARNTICALGRIGGNVVGFVANNSAVSSGQIDIDAAYKNARFIRFCNIYNIPVIFMEDTTGFLPGRDQETGGIVQAGRAMLDAIIDLRTPRFLVIVRNAFGGAYASFNNYPTGADFVCALPTTRLAVMGPAGVEYVYKDEVRKIRGSIKSRIAEATQQNIAAGMSEADASAAAQTAVAEWQKQEEALLTQRYERELMNPNEALSLGSISQIVMPSDLRKVLGEQLELHLKGYQPAPMSGVQREFH, encoded by the coding sequence ATTGATTACGAACCTGGCCTCTATGAAGCTGCGCTTCAAGCGGGTCATGATCTTCAGCAACGCCCCCTGAAAGCTGCCGGTATCAAAGCGGTACAAAAACAGCACGAAAAGAAACGCATGACCATCTGGGAGCGTATTCAGGTGCTGGCCGATGCGGGTACCGAGCCCAAGGTGCTGTATCAGAACTGGGGCAAGAATTTGGACGGTGCGTCACTGGTGACCGCCATCGTCAAAGTCAACGGCCGCGATGTGGCCATGTATGGCCATGATTTCACGGTTCGCGCGGGCTCCATGGACGCGACCAATGGCACCAAACTCGCCAACCTGTTCCAGTTGGCTGGCAAACTGGGTATTCCCCTGGTTGGTATGAACGATTCTGCCGGTGCTTACATCCCTGCGGGTGTGGGCGGCCTTGATGGCTACGCCGAGGCCTTTACTGCACTGCGTAAAATCAACGGCGTGGTGCCGTCGATTATGTGCATGTTCGGCTACAACGCCGGTGGTGGTGCCTACCTGCCGCGTCAGGGCTCTTTTGTTATTCAGCCCAACGACACGTTCTTCGGTCTGACCGGACCCGGTGTTGTTAAGTCCGTGCTGGGTGAAGACGTGACGGCTGACGAACTGGGTGGCCCCAGCGTTCACAGCCAGTCTGGCGTCACCGATTTCGTGGTGCCCGATGAAGTGGCGGCGCTGCGCAAGGTCAAAGAGCTGCTGAACTATCTGCCCGATAACTCTGCGTCCAAACCGCCGTTCCAGCCGACCTCAGATCCGCTGACTCGCCGTACCTGGGACGTTGACCTGCTGCTGAAGAAGGCCTTCAACAGCCCCACCGGCTTTAACACGCCGTTCGACATCAGCATCATTATTCAGCAGATGTGTGATCACGGTGACTATTTTGAGATCCAGCCCGAGCGTGCGCGTAACACCATCTGTGCGCTGGGTCGTATCGGTGGCAACGTAGTGGGCTTTGTTGCCAACAACTCAGCCGTTTCCTCAGGCCAGATTGATATCGACGCCGCCTACAAGAACGCACGCTTTATCCGTTTCTGCAACATCTACAATATTCCGGTGATCTTCATGGAAGACACCACCGGCTTCCTGCCCGGTCGCGATCAGGAAACCGGCGGTATTGTTCAGGCGGGTCGCGCCATGCTGGACGCCATCATCGATCTGCGCACACCGCGCTTCCTGGTGATTGTGCGCAACGCCTTCGGCGGCGCTTACGCCTCCTTTAATAACTACCCCACAGGCGCCGATTTTGTCTGCGCACTGCCGACCACCCGCCTGGCGGTAATGGGCCCGGCAGGGGTGGAGTATGTGTATAAAGACGAAGTTCGCAAGATTCGCGGCTCAATCAAATCGCGCATCGCCGAGGCTACACAGCAGAACATTGCTGCGGGCATGAGCGAAGCCGACGCGAGCGCAGCGGCGCAAACCGCGGTTGCCGAGTGGCAGAAGCAGGAAGAAGCGCTGCTGACACAACGCTATGAACGCGAACTGATGAACCCCAACGAAGCATTGAGCCTGGGCTCTATCTCCCAGATCGTCATGCCCTCGGACCTGCGAAAAGTCCTGGGCGAGCAACTGGAATTGCACCTGAAAGGCTACCAGCCTGCGCCGATGAGTGGCGTGCAGCGTGAATTCCACTAA
- a CDS encoding biotin/lipoyl-containing protein — MQTSNNYYLNNPLIHKDRQLDKSSSEWVRSFSCKDLKPLIICRGPIRKEAMDVFDEMGINSYGILLSEKDSITYTNALAPELRTLTDPNRVHRVPDYTGATKEERQKRIQQIIRIAHDNGYNAIFAGYGFMSEDAEMVESMEEAGLNFIGPCSFTQKAAGMKDQAKRTALETGVSVTPGVNNATSLALFAKYGKDGLDKCAKDNNLDVDFAACKDDEEKALALLAASYDAGIDIIDAADIGAALQVEAKRMLAEKPNNRFRLKAIAGGGGKGQRILQSANSYDGATLEEKVEKAAAKVPSLVLECLIELKTNGVGDNKNVLIEMNIDTTRHQEIQVVGNGEWCMTMGGRDCSLQMHEQKLLEVSVTEEELKAAITVAEDAGKTEEAGQLKKDLVILQRMEEEGAVFGQAVKLDSVGTFECIVDGEAHYFMEMNTRIQVEHRVTELCYKLKFTNPDNPADFFIAESLVEVMALLARHGKRLPKPERIVREKTSVEARMNATNQALQPHAGGIIENWSNAIPGEIRDDQGISTHNPDTDVFMKYHLAGAYDSNIALLLTTGETRLDSYNRMAEILRRTELRGKDLATNLEFHYGLVHWFIGNGINARPSTRFIVPYLTAVGLLKEQANQLDLDYAYGQIRQRYLEANAEQAAEWAAVLDAKKLLFTRPLERLFAEPHYMSGWLSINKKALVIKDGSIEWLENPILLLDRLYHYLNMDFEVGKPARYMIWDHDHDILDAAVGFYKSLEEKLGTADFTAIQKALGSDAAPAGFSGDEWAAVRSAHAGYMAGTELLAVLAHIASSTGFFELAVQPDLSIEIPERLTEESLQKRMAKVLVPPPVAKSDEILAASGGMFYPREAPGMDVFVNEGDHFEAGDTLYIVEVMKMFNKVVAPFAGTIEKVLIEGDGVIIKKGQPLFKVNPDEKIEVETPEQIAAARRASTDGFLAGIAG, encoded by the coding sequence GTGCAAACGAGCAACAATTACTACCTGAACAATCCGCTGATTCACAAAGATCGTCAGCTTGATAAATCATCTTCAGAGTGGGTGAGAAGTTTTTCCTGTAAGGACTTGAAACCCCTAATTATTTGTCGTGGTCCCATCCGTAAAGAGGCGATGGATGTCTTCGACGAAATGGGTATCAACAGCTACGGCATTCTGCTGTCTGAGAAAGACTCTATTACCTATACGAATGCGCTGGCGCCCGAGTTGCGCACGCTGACAGATCCGAACCGCGTTCACCGCGTGCCGGACTACACAGGCGCAACCAAGGAAGAGCGTCAAAAGCGTATTCAGCAGATCATTCGCATTGCCCACGACAATGGCTATAACGCTATCTTCGCCGGCTACGGTTTCATGTCGGAAGATGCCGAGATGGTGGAGTCGATGGAAGAGGCCGGTCTGAACTTTATCGGCCCCTGTTCCTTCACCCAGAAAGCCGCTGGCATGAAAGACCAGGCCAAGCGCACCGCACTGGAAACCGGCGTGTCGGTAACCCCCGGTGTGAACAATGCCACCAGCCTGGCGCTGTTTGCCAAATACGGCAAAGACGGTCTGGACAAGTGTGCCAAAGACAATAATCTCGACGTGGACTTTGCGGCTTGCAAAGACGACGAAGAGAAAGCGCTGGCACTGTTGGCCGCCTCTTATGATGCAGGCATCGACATTATCGATGCCGCTGATATCGGCGCTGCACTGCAAGTTGAAGCCAAGCGCATGCTGGCTGAAAAGCCCAATAACCGCTTCCGTTTGAAAGCTATCGCTGGTGGCGGTGGTAAAGGCCAGCGTATTCTGCAGTCCGCCAACTCCTACGACGGCGCGACGCTGGAAGAGAAAGTCGAGAAAGCCGCTGCCAAAGTGCCTTCGCTGGTACTGGAATGTCTGATCGAGCTGAAAACCAACGGTGTGGGCGATAACAAAAACGTCCTCATCGAGATGAATATCGACACTACCCGTCACCAGGAAATTCAGGTGGTGGGTAACGGCGAGTGGTGCATGACCATGGGCGGCCGTGACTGCTCACTGCAAATGCACGAGCAGAAGCTGTTGGAAGTGTCCGTGACCGAGGAAGAGCTGAAAGCCGCGATCACGGTGGCTGAAGACGCAGGCAAGACGGAAGAAGCCGGTCAGCTGAAGAAAGATCTGGTCATTCTGCAGCGCATGGAAGAAGAGGGCGCGGTCTTCGGTCAGGCGGTAAAACTGGATTCCGTCGGCACCTTCGAGTGTATCGTTGACGGTGAAGCGCATTACTTCATGGAAATGAACACGCGTATCCAGGTGGAGCACCGCGTTACCGAGCTGTGCTACAAGCTGAAGTTCACCAACCCGGACAATCCCGCCGACTTCTTCATCGCTGAAAGTCTGGTAGAAGTGATGGCGCTGCTGGCCCGTCACGGCAAACGTCTGCCCAAGCCCGAGCGCATTGTTCGCGAGAAGACCTCTGTTGAAGCGCGGATGAACGCCACCAACCAGGCGCTGCAGCCTCACGCGGGCGGCATTATCGAAAACTGGTCCAACGCCATTCCCGGCGAAATTCGTGACGACCAGGGTATTTCGACTCACAACCCCGATACCGATGTGTTCATGAAGTACCATCTGGCTGGGGCCTACGACTCGAATATCGCGCTGTTGCTGACGACCGGTGAAACCCGCCTCGACAGCTATAATCGCATGGCAGAGATCCTGCGTCGCACGGAGCTGCGTGGTAAAGACCTCGCAACCAACCTGGAATTCCACTACGGCCTGGTTCACTGGTTTATTGGTAACGGCATCAATGCGCGCCCGAGCACGCGTTTTATCGTGCCTTACCTGACGGCGGTGGGCTTGCTGAAAGAGCAGGCTAACCAGCTGGATCTGGACTATGCCTACGGTCAGATTCGCCAACGCTACCTGGAAGCCAATGCCGAGCAGGCTGCCGAGTGGGCCGCGGTACTGGACGCCAAAAAACTGCTGTTCACCCGTCCGCTGGAGCGCCTGTTCGCAGAGCCGCACTATATGTCTGGCTGGCTGAGCATCAACAAGAAGGCGCTGGTGATTAAAGACGGCAGCATCGAGTGGCTGGAAAACCCGATTCTGCTGCTGGATCGCCTGTACCACTACCTGAACATGGACTTTGAAGTCGGCAAGCCTGCGCGTTACATGATCTGGGATCACGATCACGACATCCTTGACGCTGCCGTTGGCTTCTACAAGTCGCTGGAAGAAAAACTGGGTACGGCAGATTTCACTGCCATCCAAAAGGCGCTGGGCAGCGACGCTGCGCCGGCCGGCTTCAGTGGGGATGAATGGGCCGCAGTACGCAGTGCGCACGCCGGTTATATGGCGGGCACCGAGCTGCTGGCAGTACTGGCGCATATCGCAAGCAGCACGGGCTTCTTCGAGCTGGCTGTGCAGCCTGACTTGAGCATCGAAATTCCCGAGCGTCTCACCGAGGAAAGCCTCCAGAAGCGCATGGCGAAGGTACTGGTACCACCGCCGGTTGCGAAGTCGGACGAGATTCTGGCCGCCAGCGGCGGTATGTTCTATCCGCGTGAAGCGCCGGGCATGGATGTCTTTGTCAATGAAGGCGACCACTTCGAAGCAGGTGATACCCTTTACATCGTTGAAGTCATGAAGATGTTCAACAAAGTGGTTGCGCCGTTTGCCGGCACCATCGAGAAAGTGCTGATTGAGGGTGATGGCGTCATCATCAAGAAAGGTCAGCCGCTGTTCAAAGTGAACCCCGATGAGAAAATCGAGGTTGAGACACCTGAACAGATTGCTGCCGCGCGCCGCGCCAGCACCGATGGTTTCCTGGCTGGAATTGCCGGTTAA
- the mce gene encoding methylmalonyl-CoA epimerase, whose translation MITALDHIAIAVPDLEKAIKRFMEDFGLTFEGTEDVESAKTSTAFFPLPPTSIELVHPLNGEGPIAKYLEKKPGGIHHLCFRTDDIEADVARLKEKGYQFLSDAPSPGAHGCQVIFIHPKSCDGVLIELNQPSDDHHH comes from the coding sequence ATGATCACTGCTCTGGACCATATCGCAATTGCCGTTCCTGACTTGGAAAAGGCGATCAAGCGCTTCATGGAAGATTTCGGCCTGACCTTTGAAGGCACCGAGGACGTTGAAAGTGCGAAAACGTCTACCGCGTTTTTCCCACTGCCCCCCACCAGCATCGAACTGGTTCATCCGCTTAACGGCGAAGGGCCAATTGCCAAATACCTCGAGAAAAAGCCGGGCGGCATTCACCACCTGTGTTTTCGCACCGACGACATTGAAGCCGATGTCGCGCGCCTGAAAGAAAAAGGCTATCAGTTCCTGTCTGATGCACCGTCGCCCGGTGCTCATGGCTGCCAGGTTATTTTTATTCATCCCAAATCCTGCGACGGCGTGCTGATTGAGCTCAACCAGCCCTCCGACGATCACCACCACTAA
- the scpA gene encoding methylmalonyl-CoA mutase, whose translation MADYKAPEVSLDEWHSLANKSLERSNKTLDDLTWHTPEGIDVKPLYSAEDTRDLPYTNTFPGLEPFIRGPQPTMYAGRPWTIRQYAGFSTAEESNAFYRKALAAGGQGVSVAFDLATHRGYDSDHPRVTGDVGKAGVAIDSVEDMKVLFDGIPLDKVSVSMTMNGAVLPVLAGYIVAAEEQGVSQDQLSGTIQNDILKEFMVRNTYIYPPAPSMKIIGDIIAYASEHMPKFNTISISGYHIQEAGADAALELAYTLADGKEYIRTAIAAGLDIDKFAGRLSFFWGIGMNFYMEIAKMRAARLLWAEIVSEFEPKNPRSKMLRTHSQTSGWSLTEQDPYNNIVRTTIEAMAAVFGGTQSLHTNALDEAIALPTQFSSRIARNTQLIIQEESGITKVADPWGGSYMMESLTKEIADKARELIAEVEEKGGMAKAIETGMPKLRIEESAARKQARIDRGEDVIVGVNKYTLDEEDDVEVLDIDNEKVRQSQVAALGRIRDARDEKAVEDALEAIYQCAVSGEGNLLDLCVKATRVRATVGEISFAMEREFGRFNAQAQTVSGVYGSAYQDDENWQGISSDIEGFVEKHGRRPRMLVCKMGQDGHDRGAKVIATAFADVGFDIDLSPMFSTPEEVAKQAVENDVHVVGVSSQAAGHKTLVPQLIEELKKVGADDIIVVAGGVIPRPDYDFLYKAGVKGIFGPGTKIPLAAREVLNAINDAYQG comes from the coding sequence ATGGCCGATTACAAAGCCCCTGAAGTTTCGCTGGACGAATGGCATAGCCTTGCCAACAAATCCCTGGAACGCAGCAACAAAACCCTTGATGACCTGACATGGCACACGCCAGAAGGTATCGACGTTAAGCCGCTGTACTCCGCTGAAGATACCCGCGACCTGCCTTACACCAATACTTTCCCCGGTCTCGAGCCCTTTATCCGCGGCCCCCAGCCGACCATGTATGCCGGTCGCCCCTGGACTATCCGCCAGTACGCTGGTTTCTCTACTGCAGAAGAGTCCAACGCCTTCTACCGTAAAGCCCTTGCGGCAGGCGGTCAGGGGGTTTCGGTGGCCTTCGACCTGGCGACTCACCGCGGCTATGACTCGGATCATCCCCGAGTCACTGGCGATGTGGGTAAAGCCGGTGTTGCCATCGATTCTGTCGAAGACATGAAGGTGCTGTTCGACGGCATTCCGCTGGATAAAGTCTCGGTCTCGATGACGATGAACGGCGCGGTACTACCGGTACTGGCGGGTTACATCGTCGCAGCCGAAGAGCAGGGCGTCAGCCAGGACCAGCTCTCGGGCACCATCCAGAACGATATCCTCAAAGAATTCATGGTGCGTAACACCTATATTTACCCACCAGCACCGTCGATGAAAATCATCGGTGACATCATCGCCTATGCCTCAGAGCATATGCCCAAGTTCAATACCATTTCGATCTCCGGTTACCACATCCAGGAAGCGGGCGCTGATGCCGCGCTGGAACTGGCCTACACGCTGGCCGACGGTAAGGAGTACATCCGCACTGCAATTGCTGCGGGGCTGGATATCGACAAATTTGCCGGTCGCCTGTCGTTCTTCTGGGGCATTGGCATGAACTTCTACATGGAAATCGCCAAGATGCGCGCGGCACGTCTGCTGTGGGCTGAGATTGTTTCCGAGTTTGAGCCCAAGAATCCGCGCTCGAAAATGCTGCGTACCCACAGCCAGACCTCTGGCTGGTCGCTGACCGAACAAGATCCGTACAACAACATTGTGCGGACCACCATCGAAGCGATGGCGGCGGTCTTCGGCGGCACCCAGTCGCTGCACACCAACGCACTGGATGAAGCGATCGCACTGCCCACGCAGTTTTCTTCGCGCATTGCCCGCAACACCCAGCTGATCATTCAGGAAGAAAGCGGTATCACCAAGGTAGCTGATCCCTGGGGCGGTTCCTATATGATGGAATCCCTCACCAAAGAGATCGCCGATAAAGCCCGCGAACTGATTGCCGAGGTTGAAGAGAAAGGCGGTATGGCCAAGGCCATTGAAACCGGCATGCCGAAACTGCGTATCGAAGAATCGGCGGCGCGCAAGCAGGCCCGTATCGACCGTGGTGAAGACGTCATCGTCGGGGTGAACAAGTACACCCTGGATGAAGAAGACGATGTCGAAGTGCTGGATATCGATAACGAGAAGGTTCGTCAATCGCAAGTCGCGGCACTGGGACGAATTCGCGACGCGCGTGATGAGAAAGCGGTCGAAGATGCACTGGAAGCGATTTATCAGTGTGCTGTCAGCGGCGAAGGCAACCTGCTGGATCTGTGTGTGAAAGCCACCCGCGTACGCGCTACCGTTGGGGAGATTTCTTTCGCTATGGAACGTGAATTCGGTCGTTTTAACGCTCAGGCGCAAACCGTGTCGGGTGTGTATGGCAGCGCCTATCAGGACGACGAAAACTGGCAGGGCATTTCGTCAGATATTGAAGGCTTCGTTGAAAAACATGGCCGCCGTCCCCGTATGCTGGTCTGCAAAATGGGGCAGGACGGACACGACCGCGGTGCCAAAGTTATTGCAACGGCATTCGCCGACGTGGGCTTTGATATCGACCTGTCGCCGATGTTCTCCACGCCGGAAGAAGTGGCCAAACAGGCGGTCGAGAACGACGTACACGTCGTGGGCGTTTCTTCACAGGCCGCCGGTCACAAAACGCTGGTGCCTCAGCTGATTGAAGAGCTGAAGAAAGTCGGTGCCGACGACATCATCGTTGTCGCGGGGGGCGTCATTCCACGCCCGGATTACGACTTCCTGTACAAAGCGGGTGTGAAGGGCATTTTTGGCCCCGGCACCAAAATCCCGCTGGCGGCACGTGAAGTGCTGAACGCCATTAACGACGCCTACCAGGGCTGA
- the meaB gene encoding methylmalonyl Co-A mutase-associated GTPase MeaB: MNIDVEALKQGNRRALAKAITLVESKKLDHRAQAQELLEAVLSNTGNSIRIGITGIPGVGKSTFIESFGQYLISQGKRVAVLAVDPSSPIAGGSILGDKTRMEMLSRSDDAFIRPSPSEGSLGGVALKTRETMLLCEAAGYDVILVETVGVGQSEYEVASMVDFFMVLMLPNAGDELQGIKKGIMELADALVINKADGESINLATQTRRHYQNALHLLRHSSFWTPQVMTCSALRNENIQAVWGMISDYQVDATKNGALAEKRARQAKEWMNKLLHEMLDIKLKENPAIKALLPELNRKVTDGETTPFLAAQRIVELLFEGTPTS, from the coding sequence ATGAATATTGATGTAGAAGCGCTCAAACAGGGTAACCGCCGGGCCTTAGCCAAGGCGATTACCTTGGTTGAAAGTAAAAAGCTCGATCACCGTGCACAGGCACAAGAGCTGCTTGAGGCGGTGTTGTCCAATACCGGCAACAGTATCCGTATCGGCATTACCGGTATCCCCGGGGTCGGAAAATCGACTTTTATTGAATCCTTCGGCCAGTACCTGATTTCACAGGGTAAGCGCGTGGCGGTGTTGGCTGTCGACCCCAGCTCACCGATAGCCGGGGGCTCCATTCTCGGCGATAAAACCCGCATGGAAATGCTGTCGCGCAGCGATGATGCGTTTATCCGGCCGTCGCCCTCCGAAGGCTCGCTGGGCGGTGTGGCGCTGAAGACACGCGAAACCATGCTGCTGTGCGAGGCAGCCGGTTACGACGTCATTCTGGTGGAAACCGTTGGGGTCGGGCAGTCCGAATACGAAGTCGCGAGTATGGTCGACTTTTTCATGGTGCTGATGCTGCCCAATGCCGGTGATGAACTGCAGGGCATTAAGAAAGGCATTATGGAATTGGCCGATGCACTGGTGATCAACAAGGCCGATGGCGAGAGCATCAACCTCGCCACGCAAACCCGTCGCCACTACCAGAATGCACTACATCTGCTGCGCCACAGCAGTTTCTGGACGCCTCAGGTGATGACCTGTTCTGCGCTGCGCAATGAAAATATTCAAGCGGTGTGGGGCATGATCAGCGACTATCAAGTCGACGCTACCAAGAACGGCGCGTTGGCGGAGAAGCGCGCTCGTCAGGCCAAAGAGTGGATGAATAAGCTGCTTCATGAAATGCTGGATATCAAGCTGAAGGAGAACCCGGCCATCAAAGCCCTGTTGCCGGAATTGAACCGAAAGGTGACCGATGGCGAGACCACACCTTTCCTCGCCGCACAGCGCATTGTCGAGCTGCTCTTCGAAGGAACGCCGACATCATGA
- a CDS encoding YiiD C-terminal domain-containing protein, with product MSKAVARKLDEFIARHLPTAQHMQLAVADYDSHSLTLTAPLGPSINDKLTAFGGSIYVVAVMACWGMVYLRCVEQGLDPDIVVAKGEIDYMKPVDGDIVASSLPTDESDWTQFFGDFAERGRAKIALSSEVRIGDAVAARFSGLYAIVGVKA from the coding sequence ATGAGCAAGGCGGTGGCCAGGAAACTCGATGAATTCATCGCCCGTCATCTGCCGACGGCTCAGCACATGCAGTTGGCGGTGGCTGATTACGACAGCCACTCACTGACGCTGACCGCGCCGCTGGGCCCCAGCATCAATGACAAACTGACCGCTTTCGGCGGCAGTATCTACGTAGTCGCGGTGATGGCGTGTTGGGGGATGGTCTATCTGCGCTGTGTCGAGCAGGGGCTGGATCCTGATATCGTCGTTGCGAAAGGCGAGATTGATTACATGAAGCCTGTCGATGGCGATATTGTCGCCAGCTCACTGCCCACCGACGAGTCCGATTGGACGCAGTTTTTTGGGGACTTTGCCGAGCGAGGCCGGGCGAAGATTGCGCTCAGCTCTGAGGTGCGCATCGGCGATGCCGTGGCGGCGCGATTCTCAGGGCTGTACGCCATTGTCGGTGTCAAAGCATGA
- a CDS encoding patatin-like phospholipase family protein: MKDGERLLPAHANTGLILPGGGARAAYQVGVLKAVAELHGPRHDNPFSILSGTSAGAINAVSLAAGAHHFSGTAQKLELLWRELTTDKIYRADIIGVIRNALRLGLSLFNSGIAVGKPVALLDNSPLRELLGKHIHFNNISRNILNGDLDALSLTAMNYSLNLSETFFQGGPGHAGWQRWRRQGLATPITLQHLMASAAIPTIFPPAKVGRYYYGDGALRQLTPISPAIHLGAHRVLVIPPSGHRQHYSATPKPIQSPAFGQIIGQLLNSAFIDSIEIDIERLERINELLSLIPEENTELMGRNLLPVRCLVISPSEDIDSIADDHVKELPRSLRAFLGRTGSSRGGNVNIASYLLFTPEFCGKLIDLGYRDGMAQREALSCFLYKESDDSCFDTDNGVQP; the protein is encoded by the coding sequence ATGAAAGACGGTGAAAGGCTCCTTCCCGCTCACGCGAATACCGGACTGATACTTCCCGGCGGCGGCGCTCGGGCCGCCTATCAGGTGGGTGTATTAAAGGCGGTTGCCGAACTGCACGGTCCGCGTCACGACAATCCGTTCAGTATTCTGTCCGGCACGTCTGCCGGGGCAATCAATGCCGTGTCGCTGGCGGCCGGCGCACACCATTTCTCCGGCACCGCGCAGAAACTTGAATTGCTGTGGCGGGAATTAACCACTGATAAGATCTATCGCGCCGATATTATCGGCGTGATTCGCAATGCCCTGCGGCTGGGGCTCTCGCTGTTCAATTCAGGTATTGCGGTTGGCAAGCCGGTTGCCCTGCTGGACAACAGTCCATTGCGGGAGCTGCTGGGGAAGCATATCCATTTCAACAACATCAGTCGCAATATTCTCAACGGTGATCTGGACGCCCTTTCGTTGACAGCGATGAACTACAGTCTGAACCTGTCTGAAACTTTTTTTCAGGGCGGCCCTGGCCACGCCGGATGGCAACGCTGGCGACGACAAGGACTGGCCACGCCGATTACCCTGCAGCACCTGATGGCTTCCGCCGCCATCCCCACGATTTTCCCTCCCGCCAAGGTGGGCCGCTACTACTACGGCGATGGTGCATTGCGTCAGCTCACCCCCATCAGCCCGGCCATCCATCTAGGCGCGCACCGGGTGCTGGTGATTCCGCCAAGCGGGCATCGCCAGCACTACTCCGCCACACCCAAGCCGATTCAGTCTCCGGCCTTTGGGCAAATAATCGGGCAGTTATTGAACAGTGCTTTTATCGACAGCATCGAGATTGATATCGAACGACTGGAGCGGATCAACGAGTTGCTGTCGCTGATCCCCGAGGAAAATACCGAGCTGATGGGTCGCAATTTGCTGCCAGTTCGCTGTTTGGTGATTAGCCCCAGCGAAGACATCGACAGTATTGCTGACGATCATGTAAAAGAGCTGCCCCGTTCTCTCCGGGCATTTTTGGGACGGACGGGCAGCAGCCGTGGCGGCAATGTGAATATCGCCAGCTACCTGCTGTTCACTCCGGAATTCTGCGGCAAGCTTATCGACCTGGGTTACCGGGACGGCATGGCTCAGCGCGAAGCGCTTAGTTGTTTCCTGTACAAGGAATCCGACGACTCATGCTTTGACACCGACAATGGCGTACAGCCCTGA
- the ppsR gene encoding posphoenolpyruvate synthetase regulatory kinase/phosphorylase PpsR translates to MKRTVFYISDSTGITAETLGSSVLTQFEQLEFEHIVVPYVDSVEKAALTVAKIDRIAEETGHQPIIFDTLVNQDIRAVIATSKGFIIDVLDTFLSQLETALGEKPSSTVGRLQNADRDARYQTRIDAVNFALDNDDGARINRYDQAQVILIGVSRSGKTPTCLYLALQAGVFVANYPLTEEDLEERRLPKALAEHRPRLFGLTIEPSRLAAIRAERRPDSPYASLRRCEDEVRDAEALFQRFGIPYLNTTHASVEEIATRVLVETGLRGQR, encoded by the coding sequence ATGAAGAGAACGGTTTTCTACATTTCAGACAGCACCGGCATTACTGCGGAAACCCTCGGCAGCAGCGTATTGACCCAATTTGAGCAGCTTGAGTTTGAACATATCGTCGTCCCGTACGTCGACTCTGTAGAAAAAGCGGCGTTAACTGTGGCTAAAATTGATCGCATCGCCGAGGAAACCGGCCATCAGCCCATTATTTTTGACACGCTGGTGAATCAAGACATCCGCGCGGTGATCGCCACCAGCAAGGGCTTTATTATCGACGTGCTGGACACCTTTCTGTCGCAACTGGAAACTGCCCTTGGCGAGAAGCCCTCAAGCACCGTGGGGCGCCTGCAAAACGCCGACCGAGATGCCCGCTACCAGACACGCATTGATGCCGTGAACTTCGCACTGGATAACGACGACGGTGCGCGCATCAATCGCTATGATCAGGCACAGGTCATTCTTATCGGCGTGTCGCGCAGCGGTAAAACGCCCACCTGTCTCTACCTCGCGCTGCAGGCGGGGGTCTTCGTGGCAAACTATCCCCTCACCGAAGAAGATCTGGAAGAGCGCCGCTTGCCCAAAGCCCTCGCTGAACATCGTCCACGATTGTTCGGGCTGACCATCGAACCCTCCCGACTCGCCGCGATCCGTGCCGAACGACGTCCAGACAGCCCCTACGCCAGCCTGCGACGCTGCGAAGACGAAGTCCGCGACGCCGAAGCACTGTTCCAGCGCTTTGGTATTCCCTACCTCAATACGACCCACGCCTCGGTGGAGGAAATTGCCACACGAGTCTTGGTGGAAACCGGCCTGCGCGGACAGCGCTAG